A genomic window from Anthocerotibacter panamensis C109 includes:
- a CDS encoding pentapeptide repeat-containing protein translates to MTDNAYRISLHFLQQPQPLRLVLLQQAGLARYAVFLTQMPLTEGNIHCVMRFLGEPERVKFPKLQGADLAGLVLDGVNLIRGDLSGADLRGSRLVKGDLLFARLVGADLREADLTGTRCNETLWTQAQVEGCRLGLGIGLTQVQKAELLGRGALFEA, encoded by the coding sequence GTGACCGATAATGCTTACCGTATCAGCCTCCATTTCCTACAACAGCCCCAGCCGCTGCGGCTGGTGCTCCTCCAACAGGCAGGATTGGCTCGCTACGCGGTATTTCTGACTCAGATGCCGCTGACTGAGGGCAATATCCACTGTGTCATGCGCTTTTTAGGAGAACCGGAGCGCGTTAAGTTCCCAAAACTCCAAGGGGCGGACTTGGCGGGCTTGGTTCTTGATGGGGTGAACCTGATTCGGGGTGATCTGAGCGGGGCAGACCTCAGGGGGAGTCGTCTGGTAAAAGGTGACCTGCTGTTTGCCCGCTTGGTTGGGGCGGACCTTAGAGAAGCGGACCTCACAGGCACGCGCTGCAATGAAACCCTGTGGACCCAAGCGCAGGTTGAAGGCTGTCGGTTGGGGCTGGGAATTGGGCTGACGCAGGTCCAAAAAGCGGAACTTCTCGGACGGGGGGCGCTCTTCGAGGCCTGA
- a CDS encoding serine hydrolase yields the protein MQKRNLQKSAVIPGLKRTARRRLGLGLVSGLALTAAFVGFWLWGMGETSAFVHRPAFGPLPELAPILPFTLGQPALGLTQRLTTLANQPRLRAGIFALDLKGGSYVAVADDQSYPAASTIKLPILLALLQDLDRGLVRWDELLTITPQLKTSGSGILKNRPLGTQLRVWEVASLMITESDNTATHMLIARLGGFAQLNRRFSWWGLTHTALRAPLPDIPGQNTTSPHDLAIVLSHLDQGTGLNPWTRDRALDILRRVSNRSLLPKGLDKVENTALIAHKTGTIGIALADAGLVDLPNGKRYILATMVERPREDRRAAQLIQDISTQVAQAWSTPPIAQPLGTNTALLVPVLPPNPTTESKAP from the coding sequence ATGCAAAAGCGCAACCTCCAAAAATCAGCAGTAATTCCGGGGCTTAAGCGTACCGCGCGCCGTCGTCTCGGACTGGGACTCGTCTCAGGGCTGGCCTTGACAGCGGCATTTGTAGGTTTCTGGCTCTGGGGCATGGGGGAGACTAGCGCTTTTGTCCATCGACCGGCCTTCGGCCCCTTGCCAGAACTGGCTCCCATCTTGCCTTTCACCTTGGGCCAGCCCGCTCTTGGCCTCACCCAACGGCTTACCACCCTCGCCAACCAACCCCGGTTACGCGCCGGCATCTTTGCTCTGGACCTCAAGGGCGGAAGCTATGTTGCCGTGGCAGATGACCAAAGCTATCCTGCCGCCAGTACGATTAAGCTTCCCATCCTGTTGGCTCTGCTCCAAGACCTAGACCGGGGGCTGGTACGTTGGGATGAACTGCTGACCATAACTCCCCAGCTCAAAACATCCGGCTCGGGCATCCTTAAAAATCGGCCCTTGGGCACACAACTCAGGGTCTGGGAAGTGGCGAGTCTGATGATCACCGAGAGCGACAACACCGCTACTCATATGCTCATTGCCCGATTGGGGGGCTTCGCGCAGCTCAACCGGCGCTTTAGCTGGTGGGGGCTCACCCACACCGCACTACGGGCTCCCCTGCCGGACATCCCCGGACAAAACACCACCAGCCCCCACGACCTCGCCATCGTGCTGAGCCACTTAGACCAGGGGACCGGCCTCAACCCCTGGACCCGCGACCGGGCTTTGGATATCCTGCGCCGGGTCAGTAACCGCTCCTTACTGCCCAAGGGCCTCGACAAAGTCGAGAACACCGCCCTCATCGCCCACAAAACCGGGACTATAGGCATTGCCCTAGCGGATGCGGGTCTAGTGGATCTGCCCAACGGTAAACGCTACATCCTAGCCACGATGGTAGAGCGTCCCCGCGAAGACCGCCGCGCCGCCCAACTGATCCAGGACATCTCCACCCAGGTCGCCCAGGCATGGTCTACCCCTCCTATTGCGCAACCGTTGGGAACAAACACTGCTTTGCTCGTCCCGGTATTACCGCCCAACCCAACCACGGAGTCCAAGGCCCCTTAA
- a CDS encoding polyphenol oxidase family protein, whose translation MAQETSFSSLRLYNWYALHDAVPVDDRSLTLGLWHLHQTQERAWLTCELLERWPHGFFTRLGAADPAGCAHHLGLPSERAVCLHQVHGAEIFTPEQLPARGDALIAREPAVSVWVASADCVPVLLASDRYVAAIHAGWRGTAQAILPKTLGALQRQGIDLTAVRVAIGPAIGLHRYPVGPEVALQVLDTLGIDTPQSHLDLKEINRQQALAQGVRPENISVSPYCTYDHADLFYSYRRDGRSGVQFSGIARP comes from the coding sequence GTGGCCCAGGAAACCAGTTTCTCATCGCTCCGGCTCTACAATTGGTATGCCCTCCATGATGCTGTACCTGTGGACGACCGCAGCTTGACCCTTGGCCTGTGGCACTTGCATCAAACACAAGAGCGTGCTTGGCTGACCTGTGAGCTTTTGGAGCGCTGGCCCCATGGATTTTTTACCCGACTGGGGGCTGCTGATCCAGCAGGTTGCGCGCACCATTTAGGTCTGCCCTCTGAGCGGGCGGTGTGTTTGCATCAAGTCCATGGAGCAGAGATTTTTACCCCCGAGCAGCTCCCTGCCCGCGGCGATGCCCTGATTGCCCGAGAGCCTGCGGTGTCGGTATGGGTAGCCAGTGCTGACTGTGTGCCCGTCCTGCTTGCCAGTGACCGCTATGTGGCTGCTATCCACGCGGGCTGGCGGGGGACCGCTCAAGCCATCTTGCCTAAGACGCTTGGTGCGCTCCAAAGACAAGGGATAGATCTCACGGCGGTCCGAGTCGCCATCGGTCCTGCTATCGGTCTGCACCGCTATCCGGTCGGCCCTGAGGTGGCGCTCCAAGTCCTGGACACGCTGGGTATCGATACGCCCCAGTCCCACCTCGATCTCAAGGAAATCAACCGACAACAGGCGCTAGCCCAAGGGGTGCGCCCGGAAAACATCAGTGTCAGTCCCTACTGTACCTATGACCACGCAGACTTGTTTTATTCCTATCGCCGCGATGGGCGCTCTGGCGTGCAATTCTCCGGGATCGCCCGACCTTAA
- the dnaJ gene encoding molecular chaperone DnaJ has translation MARDYYELLGVDRGASKDEVKQAYRKLARKYHPDVNKDDGAEELFKEINLAYEVLSDDDKRARYDRFGEAGVSGAAGGGVGGFDAQGFGDIFEAFGSIFGGGGGGRSSRGPVRGDDLRLDLSLSFMEAAFGCEKEVTFDHLESCKTCKGSGAKTGTGPVTCRTCNGQGQVRQAARTPFGVFTQVTTCPTCQGAGQTIQDPCTTCNGRGRQVVQRTTQVTIPPGVDEGNRLRVTGEGNAGLKGGSPGDLYIDLVLQSHPVFKRNGMDLSSEVTISYLQAIFGAKVMVPVLELDQKEQEVEIPPGTQPETVLTLRGKGIPRLNNLTRRGDHYLTIKVAIPTKLSGEERELLEKLVKIRSEKVKKDGGFLSGLFSKE, from the coding sequence ATGGCACGCGACTACTACGAATTATTGGGAGTGGACCGTGGTGCAAGTAAAGACGAAGTCAAGCAAGCCTACCGCAAGCTGGCACGCAAGTATCATCCCGACGTCAACAAAGACGACGGTGCTGAAGAGCTTTTTAAAGAAATAAATTTAGCCTACGAAGTCCTCTCTGACGATGATAAACGGGCACGCTATGACCGTTTCGGTGAGGCTGGAGTCTCTGGAGCGGCAGGAGGCGGGGTTGGCGGGTTTGACGCGCAAGGCTTTGGAGACATTTTCGAGGCGTTTGGCAGTATTTTTGGTGGGGGCGGGGGTGGACGCTCAAGTCGCGGACCGGTCCGAGGGGATGACCTGCGGTTAGACCTCTCCTTGAGTTTTATGGAAGCGGCCTTTGGTTGTGAAAAAGAAGTCACCTTCGACCACCTAGAGTCCTGTAAGACCTGTAAGGGTTCCGGGGCCAAGACTGGGACAGGACCGGTCACCTGCCGCACCTGCAACGGTCAAGGCCAAGTCCGCCAAGCCGCCCGCACTCCCTTCGGGGTTTTCACTCAGGTGACGACTTGCCCGACTTGCCAGGGCGCGGGTCAGACAATCCAGGACCCTTGCACCACCTGTAATGGCCGCGGTCGTCAGGTCGTCCAACGTACCACCCAAGTCACCATCCCACCAGGGGTGGATGAGGGCAACCGCCTGCGGGTCACAGGTGAGGGCAACGCGGGACTCAAGGGCGGCTCCCCCGGCGATCTCTACATCGACTTAGTTCTACAGAGCCATCCTGTTTTCAAGCGCAACGGCATGGACCTCTCCTCCGAAGTCACGATCTCCTACCTCCAAGCCATTTTTGGGGCCAAGGTCATGGTTCCAGTTTTGGAGCTAGACCAAAAGGAACAAGAAGTAGAGATCCCGCCCGGAACGCAACCGGAGACCGTCCTGACCCTGCGCGGCAAAGGCATCCCCCGCCTCAACAACCTAACCCGTCGGGGGGACCATTACCTCACCATCAAAGTGGCTATTCCCACAAAACTCAGCGGCGAAGAGCGTGAGCTACTGGAGAAACTAGTCAAGATCCGCAGCGAGAAAGTCAAAAAAGACGGCGGATTTCTGAGTGGGCTTTTTAGCAAAGAGTGA
- the queF gene encoding preQ(1) synthase — MTPTSNDTSIPKYGERAITEGTFVLFDNPRPGRDYQVHITLPEFTCKCPFSGYPDFATFYLTYTPNLKVVELKSLKLYINSYREQYIPHEEVANQVLDDFVRACDPIKVHLKADFNPRGNVHTVVEINYQRPE; from the coding sequence GTGACCCCAACCAGCAACGATACCTCTATCCCCAAGTATGGCGAGCGGGCCATCACTGAGGGAACATTTGTTTTGTTTGACAACCCGCGTCCGGGTCGGGATTATCAGGTCCATATCACGCTCCCGGAATTTACCTGTAAGTGCCCATTCTCCGGCTACCCAGATTTTGCTACCTTTTACCTGACCTACACGCCTAACCTGAAGGTAGTCGAACTCAAGTCCCTCAAGCTCTATATCAACAGCTACCGGGAGCAATACATCCCCCATGAGGAGGTAGCGAATCAGGTGCTAGATGATTTTGTGCGAGCCTGTGACCCCATCAAAGTCCACCTCAAGGCTGATTTTAATCCACGGGGCAATGTCCATACAGTCGTCGAGATCAATTATCAACGGCCTGAGTAA
- a CDS encoding methyltransferase family protein, with the protein MDEQGKGWVIVQLVLFLLIALAPGAAEPWPLSWLFSVLGLVLLLDGIVVMLLSLVTLGPNLTPFPRPRPEGQLVTTGIYSLIRHPLYTGVVLASLGLSLFTNSLLRLLLTVALFLVHDLKASREEQWLEERFPEYPNYRQRVKKFFPGVY; encoded by the coding sequence ATGGATGAACAGGGGAAAGGTTGGGTCATAGTCCAATTGGTGCTTTTTCTGCTGATTGCGCTAGCTCCCGGAGCGGCTGAGCCCTGGCCGCTATCCTGGTTGTTTAGCGTTTTGGGCCTTGTCCTACTCCTTGATGGGATAGTCGTCATGCTCCTGAGTCTGGTCACTCTAGGGCCAAACCTCACCCCTTTTCCCCGCCCCCGCCCCGAGGGGCAACTCGTCACCACCGGCATCTACAGTCTGATCCGCCATCCGCTTTATACAGGGGTGGTCCTAGCGAGCTTGGGCTTGAGCCTCTTCACTAACAGTCTGCTGCGATTGTTGCTGACCGTTGCTCTTTTTTTGGTGCATGACCTCAAAGCCAGCCGTGAGGAACAGTGGTTGGAGGAACGCTTCCCGGAATATCCAAACTACCGGCAACGGGTCAAGAAATTCTTCCCTGGGGTATACTAG